The Paenibacillus uliginis N3/975 genome has a window encoding:
- a CDS encoding helix-turn-helix transcriptional regulator, protein MNDEVLENTMKMNRARLQLTQEQLAEQVGVTRKTINTIENGRFIPSTILAIKLAKVFGITVEELFILRED, encoded by the coding sequence ATGAATGATGAAGTATTGGAAAATACAATGAAAATGAACCGGGCCAGGCTTCAATTGACCCAGGAGCAGCTCGCCGAACAGGTTGGCGTTACGCGAAAAACGATTAATACGATTGAAAACGGCAGGTTTATCCCCAGTACGATATTAGCGATTAAGTTAGCCAAGGTGTTTGGAATAACGGTGGAGGAGCTGTTTATTCTCCGCGAGGACTAG
- a CDS encoding ATP-binding protein gives MKKSHIILLIGLLLVILSGLRMLWVEVFPDQRQVSITNGHLDLRDWDAENGGILLLDGEWGFYPSQWLLDGSGQDVPGELEHRLISVPGGWNEAWHGEETTPYGFASYRLRILVDPEKNLNYSIRVPSVRTASELYVNGRLLTKSGQVATTKDEYISKDLPYSTTFTADENGVIELVIQAANYVDSRSGGIVRSIKFGSEEAIAKEMKASVSMQFLAAIIFIMHAVYALILYLLGNKEKKLLYFSLLALCVTITSVFSTDEKLFHQLFYIGINWDFRLANIAFVIAAYALLQCTNHRELPYWRRMYPVYKVMNLGTAGITLFLDPSQVIMLFPVYYLLVGIAAVITLITMFKKVIKGLKSNLLLLFSFLALMNHSLWSLILLDSGLSLVYYPFDMIIAMGCLASEWFKGYFIMHANTKELAATLQRMNDHKDQFLANTSHEFKNPVHSMLNMSQSVLKREQHLLQERSIKELETVLSVGRRLTLILNDLIDVMSLREGNPRLQKKVILIQPIVTGVLDMLQFNAEVKSVEIVNQIPEDFPSVNADENRVIQIVFNLLHNAVKYTNEGIISIQAFAKDGRAYIVITDSGIGMDGDMLKRLFRPYEQASSSETMIEGGFGLGLSISKQLVELHGGTLDVSSVLGEGSKFTFSLKLAGLKAGEEEEGEEDVSNLFEQLVIQSMPIQEKVSINSEKVDIPPATKPTTLLEVNRDRPLILIVDDDPINLQVLEAILPPDEYNVTMVTSGKEALAILDTKEWDLVISDIMMPQMSGYELTRMIRERFTLTELPVLLLTARSQPKDIQSGFLAGANDYVTKPVEAIEIKSRIESLITIKQFVREQLRLEAAWLQAQIQPHFLFNALNAVTALSDINLDKMRNLLDEFSNFLRNKFKFQNMDGLVPIEEELSLVRSYLYIEKVRFEERLQVIWEIDDCEELKIPFLTIQPLVENAIRHGVMRRIRGGKIFIRISVYETHAEITVEDDGIGMDEAQLQRILERKADGKSGVGLINTDQRLKRHFGTGLHIKSTLGTGTRVTFHVHF, from the coding sequence ATGAAAAAGAGCCATATTATATTGTTAATAGGCTTATTATTAGTTATTCTATCCGGCCTGCGCATGTTGTGGGTGGAAGTGTTTCCTGATCAACGGCAGGTATCCATTACGAATGGGCATCTCGATCTGCGCGATTGGGATGCAGAAAACGGCGGCATTCTCTTACTTGACGGGGAATGGGGGTTTTATCCCTCACAATGGCTGCTGGATGGCAGCGGACAGGATGTACCGGGCGAGCTGGAGCACAGGCTGATTTCGGTTCCGGGGGGATGGAATGAAGCCTGGCATGGTGAAGAGACGACTCCATATGGATTCGCGTCCTATCGCCTGCGTATTTTGGTGGATCCGGAAAAGAACCTTAATTATAGTATTCGTGTACCCAGCGTACGCACTGCATCAGAATTATATGTAAACGGTCGATTGCTTACTAAATCCGGACAGGTGGCGACAACAAAGGATGAATATATTTCGAAGGACCTACCTTATTCTACAACCTTTACAGCAGACGAAAACGGTGTAATCGAACTCGTCATTCAGGCGGCAAATTATGTGGATAGTCGAAGCGGGGGTATTGTCCGATCCATTAAATTTGGTTCAGAAGAAGCCATTGCCAAAGAGATGAAAGCTTCCGTTTCTATGCAGTTTTTGGCAGCGATTATATTTATTATGCATGCTGTCTATGCACTTATTTTGTATTTACTAGGAAATAAGGAAAAGAAGCTGCTTTATTTCAGTTTGCTTGCATTATGTGTAACGATCACGAGTGTCTTTAGTACGGATGAGAAGTTGTTCCATCAATTATTTTACATTGGAATAAATTGGGATTTTAGGCTGGCTAATATTGCTTTCGTTATTGCAGCCTATGCTTTGCTCCAGTGTACGAATCATCGCGAGCTTCCATATTGGCGTAGGATGTACCCTGTCTATAAAGTAATGAATCTAGGGACTGCCGGCATCACTTTGTTCTTAGATCCATCTCAAGTGATTATGCTCTTTCCGGTTTATTATCTATTAGTTGGTATTGCTGCAGTTATCACGTTGATTACAATGTTTAAAAAAGTAATCAAAGGTTTAAAGAGCAATCTTTTACTGCTTTTCTCTTTTCTTGCGTTGATGAACCATTCTCTTTGGTCGTTAATCTTGCTGGATAGCGGTTTGAGTCTTGTCTACTATCCGTTCGATATGATTATTGCGATGGGTTGTTTAGCCTCTGAATGGTTTAAGGGCTACTTTATCATGCATGCGAACACCAAAGAGCTTGCTGCAACCTTGCAAAGAATGAATGACCATAAGGATCAATTTCTGGCAAACACATCGCATGAATTTAAAAATCCGGTGCATAGCATGCTTAACATGTCACAATCCGTTTTAAAAAGGGAACAGCATTTATTGCAGGAACGGAGCATCAAGGAGCTTGAAACGGTATTATCCGTAGGACGTCGGTTGACATTGATATTGAACGATTTGATTGATGTGATGAGTTTACGGGAAGGCAATCCGCGTCTACAGAAAAAAGTCATATTGATTCAGCCCATCGTGACCGGAGTGCTTGATATGCTGCAATTTAACGCAGAAGTGAAGTCTGTAGAAATTGTAAATCAAATTCCTGAAGATTTTCCTTCAGTAAATGCGGATGAAAATCGGGTTATTCAAATCGTTTTCAATTTACTTCATAATGCTGTGAAATATACGAACGAAGGGATAATTTCGATTCAAGCTTTTGCAAAGGACGGAAGAGCTTATATTGTTATTACTGATTCCGGGATCGGAATGGATGGGGACATGCTTAAGCGCCTATTCCGTCCGTACGAGCAAGCCAGCTCGAGTGAGACAATGATTGAAGGTGGCTTTGGGTTAGGTTTAAGTATAAGCAAGCAACTGGTTGAGCTTCATGGAGGTACGTTAGATGTGTCCTCTGTCTTAGGAGAAGGCTCAAAATTTACATTTTCGTTAAAGCTAGCAGGTTTGAAAGCGGGGGAAGAGGAGGAAGGAGAGGAAGATGTTTCTAACTTATTCGAACAGTTAGTAATACAATCTATGCCGATTCAGGAAAAGGTCTCGATAAATTCGGAAAAGGTGGATATCCCTCCGGCTACGAAACCAACAACTTTATTAGAAGTGAATCGTGACCGTCCGCTTATATTAATAGTTGATGATGATCCTATTAACCTTCAAGTGCTTGAAGCAATACTACCACCAGATGAATATAATGTAACGATGGTAACGAGCGGTAAAGAAGCGTTGGCTATACTGGATACAAAGGAATGGGATCTAGTCATCTCTGATATTATGATGCCGCAGATGTCTGGTTACGAGCTGACACGAATGATTCGTGAGCGGTTTACACTCACGGAGCTCCCTGTTTTGCTCCTTACCGCAAGAAGCCAACCGAAAGATATTCAAAGTGGATTTTTAGCGGGAGCAAACGATTATGTGACTAAGCCAGTGGAAGCAATAGAAATAAAATCGCGTATAGAGTCACTAATTACGATTAAACAATTCGTTCGGGAACAATTGCGATTAGAAGCTGCATGGCTTCAAGCGCAAATCCAGCCTCATTTTTTATTTAATGCATTAAATGCTGTAACAGCTTTAAGTGACATTAATTTGGATAAGATGCGTAATTTGCTTGATGAGTTCAGCAATTTTTTAAGGAATAAATTTAAATTTCAAAATATGGATGGACTTGTTCCAATCGAAGAGGAGCTAAGTCTAGTGCGCTCTTATCTATATATTGAGAAGGTTCGGTTTGAAGAAAGGCTGCAGGTTATTTGGGAGATAGATGACTGCGAGGAATTAAAAATCCCATTTCTTACGATCCAGCCTCTAGTTGAAAATGCGATAAGACATGGTGTTATGAGGCGCATTCGCGGAGGCAAGATTTTTATTCGGATTTCTGTCTATGAAACGCATGCAGAGATAACAGTTGAAGACGATGGGATCGGAATGGATGAGGCTCAATTGCAACGAATATTAGAAAGAAAAGCAGATGGTAAGTCAGGAGTCGGATTGATAAATACGGATCAGCGATTAAAACGGCACTTTGGAACAGGACTTCATATCAAAAGTACGTTAGGTACAGGGACAAGGGTAACTTTTCATGTACACTTCTAA